The window CCATAATAATAGGTCCAGTAACAACGGGCGGTAAAATCCGATTAATAATATTAGAACCGTTTATTTTAACTAAAAAGCTAAAAAACATAAAAACAAAACCAGCAGCAACCAGTCCACCCAATGTTGCAGGGATACCCCATTGCATTGCACCATAAGATATAGGTGCAATAAAGGCAAAAGAAGAGGCTAAAAATACCGGTACTTTCCCTTTCGTTACTAGTTGAAATAAAATAGTACCTAAACCAGCTGTAAATAGTGCTACATTAGGATTTAATCCCGTTAGTAAGGGAACTAAAACTAATGCCCCAAATGCGACAAATAACATTTGTGCACCAGTTAAAATATCCAACCACGAGTGTTTGTTATTGGTTACTTCATGCGTTATTTCATTTGAACTCATAGATAAAACGTCTCTCTTTGATAAAATTAAAACTATAGACATAAAAAAACCGGCTCTGCCGGTCTAAAAAATGAGATTTTATTTTGTACCGAAGATTTTATCTCCAGCATCACCAAGCCCAGGGAGAATATATCCTTTCTCGTTAAGCCTATCATCGATCGATGCGGTATATAATTCGACATCAGGGTGTGCTTTTTCTAACACTTTGATCCCTTCTGGAGCAGCAACTAAAACAAGTACTTTAATTTGCTTGCAGCCTGCTTTTTTTAATAAATCAATCGTCGCAACCATTGATCCACCTGTTGCTAACATAGGATCAACAACTAATGCCATTCTATCTTCAATATCAGATGTTAATTTTTGAAAATAAGGAACTGGCTCAAGAGTCTCTTCATTTCGATAAAAACCAACAACACTAATTCTAGCACTAGGGATATGTTCTAGCACACCATCCATCATACCTAGACCGGCCCTTAAAATAGGAACAACAGTAATTTTTTTACCTTTAATACGTTCAACTTCAATTGGGCCACACCATCCTTGAATGGTTACTTTTTCGGTAGGTAAATTAGCTGTTGCTTCATAGGTTAATAAGCTGCCAACTTCGCTGGCAAGATCTCTAAAGTCTTTGGTCGAAATATCATGCTCACGCATTAAACCAATTTTATGACGTACAAGGGGATGTTTTACTTCAACAATTTTCATGAGGGCCTCAGTTGTTATGAATCTATACTACTCATTAGGTTGCTATAACCACTGAGGAATAATTATATCATGATTTATCAAATAATAGAAAAGCTATTTGCAGACAACGCTTAGTCCGGTATCATCAACCCATTGATAGCCGATATAACCACCGTCATAAGAAGCAACAAAAAAGTTCTGATTAACATTAGGCGAGTTATCTTCATTAATATCCCGAGTCCAATAACGGTTATTTTGCCATGTAGAACTTGAATAAGAGTGATCACTCATATATCCCCACTCACCATAAAGCGTACCATCAATAGCGCGAGTACCATAATTTCTAACATATGACCAATTATTACTAGTCGGAATATAAGCAATTGGTGAATTAGTAAACTCAGCACGAGATATAATATTATTTTCACCACCGCACAACGTTATAGCAGAACTATAATTATGAGTACCTGATTTAGGGGTATACCATTTTGTTATAGTAAAAGAGTAAGGATAATCAATATTAGAAGAAAGACGATTGGCAGTTATCGTCACAGTACCCGATGGTTTTGCAATTAATTTAACCACCCCAGTATCCGAATTCACTGAAACGGCTGGATTATCTGAGGTAAATTTATAATCACTTTGCTTACCAATCATAATAATAGTAAATTCAGCACCAGGAAAACCAACAGTAGGAAATGCTTTATTACTTGGAACCGGCTTAAATCCTATATCGGGAATATAATCAGATGTATATCCTCCGCCCATTTCAACTCTTTTACCACTTTGACCATCAGTTGATTGGGATGCACAAACCCAGCCATCTGAAGTCGTTGTTCCCGCTCCATTTGTTTTTTCAACCCATTGGCAAGAATTACTTGTACTTGCTGGTTTTATCGCATAAATACCTGATTGATAATTAATTAGATAAGACTTAGTAATAACGATACCTTGACTTAAAATCGGATCACCATAAGCTGATTGTACTTGGGCATTTGTATTAGTAATCTCTAATCTTAAAGGAAAACTAATATTAGGATCAGCATCAAGATCTAATAAGCTTTTATTATAATCTGTAGTTGGAATTTCATACTGATTATTATCTATCCATTTATAACTCAGCGTACCCACTAAAAGTGGGTTTATAGGATCATGACTATCGCCATCATTATCATTATAATAATTGTCAGCAAAATCGGTGGGAGATAAACCAATTATAGTAAAATCAGAAAGTTTTATCTCTTTAGAAAAAATGGTTTCAGTCGTATAAGTTCCATCAAATTCATTATAATTATGACCATCTAATTCAAACGATAAACGAGCGACAATACTTTTTTCACCTTCCCCAGTATTAAAAACAGGTTCAGTTCCTTTAACTGTCAGTTTTGTTAACGTAGAAATACTCGCTAAGGCATTGAAAGAAAAAAATAAAAAAAGTATCAAACTAATCAAATTATTATGCATTTTTCATCCATTTCATTATTATAATAGTAACAATATTACAGATAATAAGACTAAGTCTACAGTAGAGAAAAATATAAATCTATGATAAATATTATTTAATCATAACTAGATTTCTTTCTGCGTTGAGTTCAGGTATATCAAGCTTTATCACATCAATAACCTGAAATGCAGTAGGTAAAGAGATAATTTCTTTTTCACAATCAAGGCTTTTTAATGCATAAAAAAGACCATTATCATTAGGTAAATGATGACACCAGTTAAGCATATCATTTAATGAAGCAAAAGCTCGACTTATAACACCATCAAACTTTTTATTAGTATATTCTTCAATTCGGCTTTGAACCGGATTAATATTGCTTAATTTTAATTCAAATTGTACTTGCTTTAAAAAACGAACACGTTTACCTAAACTATCAACTAAATCAAATGTTTTATTTGGGTTAATAATAGCAAGTGGTATACCAGGTAAACCAGGGCCCGTACCAACATCGATAAAAGATTCTCCTTGTAAATAAGGAGAAACAACTAAGCTATCCATAATATGTTTAATTAACATTTCGTTAGGATCGCGCACAGATGTCAAATTATAAGCTTTATTCCATTTATTAAGCATCTCGACATAATTAACAAGTTGATCTATCTGTTGCTCAGTGATAACAAGATCTGTCTGTTTTATTAAATTAATAAGTCTCTTTTTTAACATAATTTATTCAGTTTTAGTTTTGTTAATATAATTTTTTTTCTTCAAATAGACTAATAGCATTGAAATAGCAGCTGGTGTAATACCTGAAATACGAGATGCTTGACC is drawn from Orbaceae bacterium BiB and contains these coding sequences:
- the upp gene encoding uracil phosphoribosyltransferase, encoding MKIVEVKHPLVRHKIGLMREHDISTKDFRDLASEVGSLLTYEATANLPTEKVTIQGWCGPIEVERIKGKKITVVPILRAGLGMMDGVLEHIPSARISVVGFYRNEETLEPVPYFQKLTSDIEDRMALVVDPMLATGGSMVATIDLLKKAGCKQIKVLVLVAAPEGIKVLEKAHPDVELYTASIDDRLNEKGYILPGLGDAGDKIFGTK
- the rsmG gene encoding 16S rRNA (guanine(527)-N(7))-methyltransferase RsmG, producing the protein MLKKRLINLIKQTDLVITEQQIDQLVNYVEMLNKWNKAYNLTSVRDPNEMLIKHIMDSLVVSPYLQGESFIDVGTGPGLPGIPLAIINPNKTFDLVDSLGKRVRFLKQVQFELKLSNINPVQSRIEEYTNKKFDGVISRAFASLNDMLNWCHHLPNDNGLFYALKSLDCEKEIISLPTAFQVIDVIKLDIPELNAERNLVMIK